The Paenibacillus yonginensis genome segment GCTGAGTTCTGCCGAAAGGCGCAAGCGATGAAACAAAGGAAGCTTAGATTGGGCATGCCATTGGGATGCGGTTCGCAGCCCCCCGCTGCGATTTAAATATAGCCGTTTAAACGGCAGCATCAGGTGAAGCAGAATAAGAAGAGAGGGTGGTTTTACATGTTTAGAAAAATGGGATTGCTTTCGCTGACCTTGGCGATCGCGTTTGCCGCGGCAGGCTGCGGCAACAAGGATGACAACGCCGGAAATGCAGCGGCCCCCGCATCAAACGATGCAAGCAAGGAAGTAACGCTCAAGGTCGCTACATTGATTCCGCCGATGACGGATATTTTGGATATTGTTACGCCGATTTTGAAAGAAGAAGGCGTTCATCTGGAGCAGGTCGTGTTGTCTGATAACGTACAGCCGAACGATGCCTTGGCCAACAAGGAAGTGGACGCGAATTTCTTCCAGCACGTTCCTTACATGGAGCAGTACAATGAAAGCAAACACGCCAATCTGGTTGCTGTGCAGCCGGTATATAACGCCATCTACGGCGCTTATTCCAAACGCTATAAATCTATCAACGAGCTTCCGGACGGCGCAACGATTGTGATCGCCAATGACCCGTCCAATATCGGGCGTTCCCTGAACATGCTGGACGTTGCCGGTCTGATTAAATTAAAAGAAGGAACAGGCATC includes the following:
- a CDS encoding MetQ/NlpA family ABC transporter substrate-binding protein, with protein sequence MFRKMGLLSLTLAIAFAAAGCGNKDDNAGNAAAPASNDASKEVTLKVATLIPPMTDILDIVTPILKEEGVHLEQVVLSDNVQPNDALANKEVDANFFQHVPYMEQYNESKHANLVAVQPVYNAIYGAYSKRYKSINELPDGATIVIANDPSNIGRSLNMLDVAGLIKLKEGTGINSTQADITENPHKFKFQEVDLLMLARMLDDADLVLMTPAYAKPVGLTPTKDALIKEGKDDSEFAITLVAREDNKDSDAIQKLAKAISGPEVKKFLDDNYSDIAIPAFE